One Peribacillus simplex NBRC 15720 = DSM 1321 genomic region harbors:
- the copZ gene encoding copper chaperone CopZ produces the protein METVSLNVSGMSCGHCVNAVEGNVGKLAGVESVKVHLDAGKVDVAFDKEKVSLEKIKETIDDQGYDVE, from the coding sequence GTGGAAACCGTATCATTGAATGTAAGTGGAATGTCTTGTGGTCATTGTGTGAATGCAGTTGAAGGGAATGTAGGAAAACTTGCAGGTGTTGAAAGCGTAAAAGTGCATTTGGATGCAGGAAAAGTAGATGTAGCGTTTGATAAGGAAAAAGTATCACTTGAGAAAATAAAAGAAACAATCGATGATCAAGGCTATGATGTCGAGTAA
- a CDS encoding metal-sensitive transcriptional regulator, with protein sequence MMNSQDSMNEEECCTTSSHGRKSHHSEAVKKNLTTRLNRIEGQIRGIKGLIEKDTYCDDVITQIAATQSAMNSVAKILLEGHLRNCVVERLNDGDTEVIDEVLVTIQKLMKK encoded by the coding sequence ATGATGAATAGTCAAGATTCTATGAATGAAGAAGAATGCTGTACGACATCTTCCCACGGCCGAAAGAGTCATCACTCAGAAGCAGTAAAAAAGAATTTAACGACCCGGTTAAATCGAATCGAAGGTCAAATTCGCGGTATAAAGGGTCTTATTGAAAAAGATACGTACTGTGATGATGTGATTACCCAAATAGCAGCTACACAAAGCGCAATGAATAGTGTGGCCAAGATTTTATTGGAAGGTCACCTAAGGAATTGTGTGGTCGAACGCCTGAATGATGGGGATACAGAGGTTATAGATGAAGTGCTTGTAACGATACAAAAATTAATGAAAAAATAA
- a CDS encoding LysR family transcriptional regulator, translating to MDQLLSVFISVADKRNFSRAAEELHMTQPAVSQQIQQLEKHVGAKLLLRTNKSVQLTKAGEIVYLHAKEITGLYKRMSMLVNELNNEPTGPLKIGASYTFGEYVLPHILARMKNLFPNIFPSVQIGNTRDIAKAITSHEIDVGIVEGEISLRNIYIKSVSTDQMYIVAGGKYPIYFNKEVTRRQVEQENWIVREEGSGTREATEALFQSLQIRPSKLMEFGSTQLIKEAVEAGLGISYLSELTVKKERMLGTIQVLNVKGTPIKRNFSVITESVELHTKSMNLFIELIEKYLKN from the coding sequence ATGGATCAACTATTATCTGTATTTATATCTGTAGCTGATAAAAGAAACTTTTCCAGAGCAGCGGAAGAGCTTCATATGACTCAGCCTGCAGTCAGCCAGCAAATTCAACAATTGGAAAAACATGTAGGTGCAAAATTACTTCTGCGAACAAACAAATCTGTCCAGCTAACTAAAGCAGGAGAAATAGTCTATTTACATGCTAAAGAAATAACAGGTTTATATAAACGAATGTCAATGTTAGTGAATGAATTAAATAACGAGCCAACAGGACCATTAAAAATTGGTGCCAGCTATACCTTTGGAGAGTATGTATTACCACATATACTTGCAAGAATGAAAAACCTATTTCCTAATATCTTCCCTTCGGTACAGATTGGCAACACAAGGGATATTGCCAAAGCAATCACAAGTCATGAGATCGATGTAGGAATTGTAGAGGGGGAAATTTCTCTTCGAAATATATATATAAAATCCGTTTCCACCGACCAAATGTATATCGTGGCAGGGGGGAAATATCCAATTTATTTCAATAAGGAAGTTACACGGAGACAGGTGGAACAAGAGAATTGGATTGTCCGTGAAGAAGGTTCTGGTACAAGAGAGGCAACAGAAGCATTATTTCAATCTTTACAAATACGTCCTTCCAAGTTAATGGAGTTCGGCAGCACACAACTTATAAAAGAAGCAGTTGAAGCAGGGCTGGGCATTAGTTACTTATCTGAACTTACTGTAAAAAAAGAAAGAATGCTTGGTACCATTCAAGTATTAAATGTTAAAGGGACACCGATAAAAAGAAATTTTTCAGTTATAACGGAATCTGTGGAATTGCATACGAAATCTATGAACTTATTTATTGAGTTAATAGAAAAATATCTAAAGAACTAA
- a CDS encoding YeiH family protein has product MEQKALITPSPNKQKKAEKKLNVSLISGIGFTLIIAVLGFILAALPGLNHIGPLACAILLAVVYRQVFGYPKKLRTGIQFSSKKLLRFAIILYGLKLNMIVIFHQGFPLLLRGTITIIFSIVVLMIIAKWLKADFNLSLLLSVGTGICGAAAIAAVSPIIKAKDEDTAMGVGIIALVGTVFSIIYTLIYPFLSIGPMNYGNWVGISLHEIGHVALAAAPAGQDALAHALLAKLTRVFLLIPVCFILMLWVKKKGKVEGEARFEFPWFLIGFIVMSFVGSYIIGNKVLVSQKVMSYIADFTSFMLTMSMTGLGLNISLKELRTKAIRPLIAIIITSVLLSSLTYISL; this is encoded by the coding sequence TTGGAACAAAAAGCGTTAATAACTCCCAGTCCAAATAAGCAAAAAAAAGCGGAAAAAAAACTAAATGTTTCTTTGATTTCTGGAATTGGTTTTACATTGATCATAGCCGTGTTAGGTTTTATTTTGGCAGCGTTGCCTGGTCTAAATCATATTGGACCTCTTGCGTGTGCCATTTTACTAGCTGTGGTTTATAGACAGGTTTTTGGATATCCAAAAAAATTACGTACTGGTATTCAATTTTCATCAAAAAAACTATTGAGGTTTGCCATCATACTTTATGGATTAAAGCTTAACATGATTGTGATATTTCATCAGGGTTTCCCTCTATTGCTAAGAGGGACAATAACGATCATTTTTTCAATTGTTGTTCTTATGATCATTGCAAAATGGCTGAAGGCAGATTTTAATCTTTCTTTATTATTAAGTGTCGGCACAGGCATTTGTGGTGCGGCTGCCATCGCGGCCGTATCGCCAATTATAAAAGCAAAAGATGAAGATACGGCTATGGGAGTAGGCATCATCGCATTAGTCGGCACAGTGTTTTCAATAATCTATACGTTAATATATCCTTTTTTATCAATTGGTCCTATGAACTACGGAAATTGGGTTGGAATCAGCCTACATGAGATAGGACATGTTGCATTAGCTGCTGCCCCGGCAGGCCAGGACGCTCTTGCTCACGCATTACTTGCCAAGCTTACACGAGTATTCCTATTAATTCCGGTTTGCTTTATCCTCATGCTTTGGGTGAAAAAGAAAGGAAAAGTAGAAGGGGAGGCAAGATTCGAGTTTCCATGGTTTTTAATTGGCTTTATCGTTATGAGTTTTGTGGGAAGCTATATCATTGGTAATAAAGTATTGGTATCACAAAAAGTGATGTCTTATATTGCAGACTTCACATCATTTATGTTAACAATGTCAATGACCGGATTAGGATTAAATATTAGCTTGAAAGAATTACGTACCAAAGCAATACGTCCACTTATTGCCATTATTATTACATCAGTTCTTTTATCATCGCTAACGTATATTAGTCTTTAA